In the Elioraea tepida genome, one interval contains:
- the flgG gene encoding flagellar basal-body rod protein FlgG: MRSLHIAATGMLAQQTNVEVISNNIANLSTTGFKRRRAEFQDLIYQNLRRVGSTSSDTGTIVPSGVQLGLGVKTAAVYRIAEQGNLSKTDNRFDLAIRGPGYFQIELPSGETAYTRDGTFGLSPQGEIVTADGFRVLPGIQIPNQARDVTINANGEVLVKLDGQLALQNVGQIQTAIFANEAGLEAIGDNLFLETPASGPVQPGVPGSPGYGNIMQGFVETSNVNVVSEITSLITAQRAYEMNSKVITASDEMLATLSRMR; encoded by the coding sequence ATGCGCTCGCTCCACATCGCCGCGACCGGGATGCTCGCGCAGCAGACCAATGTCGAGGTGATCTCGAACAACATCGCCAACCTCTCGACCACCGGCTTCAAGCGCCGCCGCGCCGAGTTCCAGGACCTGATCTACCAGAACCTGCGCCGCGTCGGCTCGACGAGCTCCGATACCGGAACGATCGTTCCCTCCGGCGTGCAGCTCGGCCTCGGCGTCAAGACCGCCGCGGTCTACCGGATCGCCGAGCAGGGCAATCTCAGCAAGACCGACAACCGCTTCGACCTTGCGATCCGCGGCCCCGGCTACTTCCAGATCGAGCTTCCCTCGGGCGAGACCGCCTACACACGCGACGGAACCTTCGGCCTCTCGCCTCAGGGCGAGATCGTCACCGCCGACGGCTTCCGGGTCCTGCCGGGGATCCAGATCCCGAACCAGGCGCGCGACGTCACAATCAACGCCAACGGCGAGGTTCTCGTGAAGCTCGACGGGCAGCTCGCGCTGCAGAACGTGGGCCAGATCCAGACCGCGATCTTCGCCAACGAAGCGGGGCTCGAGGCGATCGGCGACAACCTGTTCCTCGAGACGCCGGCCTCCGGCCCGGTGCAGCCGGGCGTCCCCGGCTCGCCGGGCTACGGCAACATCATGCAGGGCTTCGTCGAGACCTCGAACGTCAACGTCGTCTCCGAGATCACGAGCCTGATCACCGCGCAGAGGGCCTACGAGATGAACAGCAAGGTGATCACCGCCTCCGACGAGATGCTCGCGACCCTCTCGCGGATGCGCTGA
- the flgA gene encoding flagellar basal body P-ring formation chaperone FlgA, translating into MRRLLFAATVLAALAASAEAGGVTPRSHVVVQGPEVRLSDLFDGPLPRGDRVLGPAPAPGRVYTVEPAQLAAIARANGITLASPVATVVERPGRPLARESVERALREALLAAGAIETMEAPLILQGYTAPVVPLSVGAPRIVVEDLGWDASQARFNASVAAIVGAEPPIRVRIAGRVEDTVAVPVPVRRLAEGETIRPGDLRLVRMPAARVPADAELDPQRLAGRMLRETIPAGAPISAGQVGAAAMVSRGQPVAMLVELPGLSITAQGRALEDGERGARVQVMNSASRAVVEGVVIGPGRVRVSADSTPLRQAQHTAGQSDRLPQPQNRPEGRR; encoded by the coding sequence ATGCGACGCCTGCTCTTCGCCGCAACGGTTCTCGCCGCCCTCGCCGCATCGGCCGAGGCGGGCGGTGTCACGCCGCGCAGCCATGTCGTCGTGCAGGGGCCGGAGGTGCGGCTGTCGGACCTGTTCGACGGCCCCCTGCCGCGGGGCGACCGCGTGCTCGGCCCAGCGCCCGCCCCCGGCCGGGTCTACACTGTCGAGCCCGCGCAGCTCGCCGCGATCGCGCGCGCCAACGGCATCACCCTCGCCTCCCCCGTGGCGACGGTGGTCGAGCGGCCGGGCAGGCCGCTCGCGCGCGAGAGCGTCGAGCGGGCGCTGCGCGAGGCGCTTCTGGCCGCCGGCGCGATCGAGACGATGGAGGCGCCTTTGATCCTCCAGGGCTACACCGCCCCGGTCGTGCCGCTCTCCGTCGGCGCGCCGCGCATCGTGGTCGAGGATCTCGGCTGGGACGCGAGCCAGGCGCGGTTCAACGCCTCCGTCGCGGCGATCGTCGGCGCCGAGCCGCCGATCCGCGTGCGGATTGCCGGCCGGGTGGAGGACACGGTTGCCGTTCCGGTTCCGGTGCGACGCCTCGCCGAGGGCGAGACGATCCGCCCGGGCGACCTGCGGCTCGTGCGGATGCCGGCAGCGCGCGTTCCGGCGGATGCGGAGCTCGACCCGCAACGCCTCGCGGGACGGATGCTGCGCGAGACGATCCCCGCCGGCGCGCCGATCAGCGCCGGGCAGGTCGGCGCCGCTGCGATGGTCAGCCGCGGCCAGCCGGTCGCGATGCTCGTCGAACTCCCCGGGCTCTCGATCACCGCCCAGGGCCGCGCCCTCGAGGACGGGGAGCGCGGGGCGCGTGTGCAGGTGATGAACAGCGCGAGCCGCGCGGTGGTCGAGGGCGTGGTGATCGGCCCGGGCCGAGTGCGCGTCTCTGCCGACAGCACGCCCCTTCGCCAAGCCCAGCACACCGCTGGGCAGAGCGACCGACTTCCCCAGCCGCAGAACCGACCGGAGGGTCGCCGATGA
- the flgH gene encoding flagellar basal body L-ring protein FlgH — MNRLLPLLAAGLLLAGCNAATRLSEIGRGPQFSEIENPTETPNWRPVSMPMPAPREPVGNPNSLWRPGARAFFRDQRAAQVGDILTVLVQIRDEAQLENSSSRTRNNSETLGLPAMLGLQSSINRILPNDVSAANLIQGNSTSGSSGSGQIQRTETVTLRVAATVTQILPNGNFVIAGKQEVRVNNEMRELAVKGVLRPQDIQSDNTVRHDRLAEARIAYVGRGTISDVQQPRYGQQLLDIILPF; from the coding sequence ATGAACCGCCTTCTCCCCCTGCTTGCCGCGGGCCTCCTGCTTGCGGGGTGCAACGCCGCGACCAGGCTGTCGGAGATCGGCCGCGGACCGCAGTTCAGCGAGATCGAGAACCCGACCGAGACCCCGAACTGGCGGCCCGTCAGCATGCCGATGCCGGCACCGCGCGAGCCAGTGGGCAACCCCAACAGCCTCTGGCGCCCGGGCGCGCGCGCCTTCTTCCGCGACCAGCGCGCCGCCCAGGTCGGCGACATCCTGACGGTGCTGGTGCAGATCCGCGACGAGGCGCAGCTTGAGAACAGTTCGAGCCGTACGCGGAACAACAGCGAGACCTTGGGCCTGCCCGCCATGCTCGGCCTTCAGAGCTCGATCAACCGGATCCTTCCGAACGACGTCTCGGCGGCGAACCTGATCCAGGGCAACTCGACCAGCGGCTCCTCCGGCTCGGGCCAGATCCAGCGCACCGAGACGGTGACGCTGCGCGTCGCGGCCACGGTGACGCAGATCCTCCCGAACGGGAACTTCGTCATCGCCGGCAAGCAGGAGGTGCGCGTCAACAACGAGATGCGCGAGCTCGCTGTGAAGGGCGTGCTTCGCCCGCAGGACATTCAGAGCGACAACACGGTACGGCACGACCGGCTCGCCGAGGCGCGGATCGCCTATGTCGGCCGCGGCACGATCTCGGACGTGCAGCAGCCGCGCTACGGCCAGCAGCTGCTCGACATCATCCTGCCGTTCTGA
- a CDS encoding DUF3775 domain-containing protein, with protein MISISRETLAYLVVKAREYDAQVAPEGLEDGSNAADDGQMGILESSSDNPTREELRAALEELNEDEIVELLALVWVGRGDYEASEWAEAVAAARAAHDERAVSYLLETPNLADLIEEGLDAFGISLTDEEGRL; from the coding sequence ATGATCTCGATCTCGCGCGAAACGCTCGCCTATCTCGTGGTCAAGGCGCGCGAATACGATGCCCAGGTCGCGCCGGAAGGGCTCGAGGACGGGTCGAACGCCGCCGATGACGGGCAGATGGGGATCCTCGAATCGAGCTCCGACAACCCCACACGCGAGGAGCTCCGCGCCGCGCTCGAAGAGCTGAACGAGGACGAGATCGTCGAGCTTCTCGCTCTCGTGTGGGTCGGGCGCGGGGACTACGAGGCGTCCGAGTGGGCGGAGGCGGTCGCGGCGGCGCGCGCGGCGCATGACGAGCGCGCCGTCTCCTACCTTCTCGAGACGCCCAACCTCGCCGACCTGATCGAGGAGGGGCTCGACGCGTTCGGAATCTCGCTCACCGACGAAGAAGGCAGGCTCTGA
- a CDS encoding nuclear transport factor 2 family protein gives MAATTTLNPRAAALAAWGSAWEGLRPGTIDHLLSLAAPDIRFRDPFQDVRGRDGLKRVLTHMFERVPNPRFTVTDRAFGIEAGYLRWTFAWGAGAGGKRIEGMSEVHLGADGLVTAHLDHWDSGSQFYATLPVLGPVIRLVARRVAGG, from the coding sequence ATGGCGGCGACCACGACGCTCAACCCCCGCGCCGCCGCCCTCGCTGCTTGGGGCTCCGCCTGGGAGGGGCTCAGGCCTGGCACGATCGATCATCTCCTCTCGCTCGCCGCTCCCGACATCCGCTTCCGTGATCCGTTCCAGGACGTGCGCGGCCGCGACGGGCTCAAGCGCGTCCTCACCCACATGTTCGAGCGTGTGCCCAACCCGCGCTTCACCGTGACCGACCGCGCCTTCGGCATCGAGGCCGGCTATCTCCGCTGGACGTTCGCCTGGGGCGCCGGCGCGGGCGGGAAGCGGATCGAGGGGATGAGCGAGGTCCATCTCGGGGCGGACGGCCTCGTCACCGCGCATCTCGACCACTGGGACAGCGGCAGCCAGTTCTATGCGACTTTGCCGGTGCTCGGCCCGGTGATCAGGCTTGTGGCGCGTCGGGTCGCCGGCGGCTGA
- a CDS encoding SDR family NAD(P)-dependent oxidoreductase: protein MTAPRPARPEDGLAWITGASSGIGRQVALDLARSGWTVVATARRQGELARLAAEAPQGRIIPAAADVTDAGAVAEAARRVEAETGRPIALAILNAGTYLPDSAAGFDLAAFTAQVSVNLIGTANALAAVMPAMIARRSGQIAIVSSVAGYRGLPRAIAYSATKAALIAMAESLRFDLDRAGVMINLINPGFVKTPLTDRNDFPMPFLMSVEEASRRIVAGLARGRFEVCFPRRFAYILKAMRIVPYAVYFPLVGRGTGRR from the coding sequence GTGACCGCCCCGCGCCCCGCGCGCCCCGAGGACGGGCTCGCCTGGATCACCGGCGCATCCTCGGGGATCGGCCGGCAGGTCGCGCTCGACCTCGCCCGCTCGGGCTGGACGGTGGTGGCCACCGCCCGGCGTCAGGGGGAGCTCGCGCGTCTTGCTGCCGAGGCGCCCCAGGGGCGGATCATCCCGGCGGCGGCCGATGTGACGGATGCGGGCGCGGTCGCTGAAGCCGCGCGGCGCGTCGAGGCCGAGACGGGGCGGCCGATCGCTCTCGCCATCCTCAACGCCGGCACCTACCTCCCCGACAGCGCCGCGGGCTTCGACCTCGCGGCCTTCACGGCCCAAGTCTCCGTCAACCTGATCGGCACAGCGAACGCCCTCGCCGCGGTGATGCCGGCGATGATCGCGCGCCGGTCCGGCCAGATCGCGATCGTCTCCTCCGTCGCCGGCTACCGCGGCCTGCCTCGCGCGATCGCCTACTCCGCCACCAAGGCGGCGCTGATCGCCATGGCGGAGAGCCTACGCTTCGACCTCGACCGCGCCGGGGTGATGATCAACCTGATCAACCCGGGCTTCGTGAAGACGCCGCTGACCGACCGAAACGACTTCCCGATGCCGTTCCTGATGAGCGTGGAGGAGGCCTCGCGCAGGATCGTCGCGGGGCTCGCCCGCGGCCGCTTCGAGGTGTGTTTCCCGCGCCGCTTCGCGTATATCCTGAAGGCCATGCGGATCGTCCCCTACGCCGTCTATTTCCCTCTGGTCGGGCGCGGGACCGGGAGGCGCTGA
- a CDS encoding cryptochrome/photolyase family protein, translating into MSLRRGRTLRVVLGDQLTRGLASLADLDPAADTVLLAEVMGECTYVPHHPKKIALVLSAMRHFAAALEAEGVRVRYIRLDDPANTGTLAGEVARAAEALAPAAIVVTEPGEWRVLEDMRSWERLAGIPVEIREDRRFLCSRAEFAAWAQGRKTLRMEFFYREMRRRTGLLMEGGEPVGGAWNFDAENRKPLPRGLTIPKPPRFAPDAVTAEVLDLVARLFPANFGTLEGFSFPVTSAEAEAALGAFLRDRLPSFGDYQDAMATGEPVLFHSLISTSLNLGLLDPLKVCRRAEAEWRAGRAPLNAVEGFIRQIIGWREYVRGLYWLKMPGYAALNALGADRALPEFYWTGDSGMACIDAVVRQTRDEAYAHHIQRLMVTGNFALIAGIDPGAVNEWYLSVYADAFEWVELPNTHGMALHADGGIMASKPYAASGKYIDRMSDYCRTCRHDVKETTGPNACPFNALYWDFLARHRQRFEANPRMAQMYRTMDRMGPAKLVAIRARAAAFLDRVAPRLKDRAA; encoded by the coding sequence ATGAGCCTCCGACGCGGCCGGACGCTTCGCGTCGTCCTCGGCGACCAGCTCACGCGCGGCCTCGCCTCGCTCGCCGACCTCGACCCGGCAGCCGACACGGTGCTGCTCGCCGAAGTGATGGGCGAATGCACCTACGTGCCGCACCACCCGAAGAAGATCGCGCTCGTGCTTTCGGCGATGCGCCACTTCGCCGCCGCGCTCGAGGCGGAGGGCGTGCGCGTGCGCTACATCAGGCTCGACGATCCGGCGAATACCGGCACGCTCGCGGGCGAGGTAGCGCGCGCGGCCGAGGCGCTCGCCCCGGCCGCGATCGTCGTGACCGAACCGGGCGAGTGGCGCGTGCTCGAGGACATGCGCTCCTGGGAGAGGCTCGCGGGCATCCCCGTCGAGATCCGCGAGGATCGACGCTTCCTCTGCTCTCGGGCCGAGTTCGCCGCCTGGGCGCAGGGCCGGAAGACGCTCCGGATGGAGTTCTTCTACCGCGAGATGCGGCGACGCACCGGGCTTCTGATGGAGGGCGGAGAGCCGGTCGGCGGGGCGTGGAATTTCGATGCCGAGAACCGCAAGCCACTGCCGCGCGGGCTCACCATCCCCAAGCCGCCGCGCTTCGCCCCGGATGCCGTCACCGCCGAGGTGCTCGACCTCGTTGCCCGGCTCTTCCCCGCGAACTTCGGCACGCTCGAGGGCTTCTCCTTCCCGGTCACCTCCGCCGAGGCCGAAGCCGCGCTCGGGGCCTTCCTGCGTGACCGGCTGCCCTCGTTCGGCGACTACCAGGACGCGATGGCGACCGGCGAGCCGGTGCTGTTCCATTCGCTGATCAGCACGAGCCTCAATCTCGGCCTGCTCGACCCACTCAAGGTGTGCCGTCGCGCCGAAGCCGAATGGCGTGCGGGGCGGGCGCCGCTGAATGCGGTCGAAGGCTTCATCCGCCAGATCATCGGCTGGCGCGAATATGTCCGCGGCCTCTACTGGCTGAAGATGCCTGGCTATGCCGCGCTCAACGCGCTCGGGGCGGACCGCGCCCTGCCCGAGTTCTACTGGACGGGCGACAGCGGCATGGCCTGCATCGACGCGGTGGTGCGGCAGACGCGTGACGAGGCCTATGCCCACCACATCCAGCGCCTGATGGTGACGGGCAATTTCGCTCTGATCGCCGGGATCGACCCGGGTGCGGTGAACGAATGGTATCTCTCTGTCTACGCCGATGCCTTCGAGTGGGTGGAACTGCCGAACACGCACGGCATGGCGCTGCACGCCGATGGCGGCATCATGGCCTCGAAGCCCTACGCCGCCTCCGGCAAGTACATCGACCGGATGAGCGACTACTGCCGCACCTGCCGCCATGACGTGAAGGAGACGACCGGCCCGAACGCCTGCCCGTTCAACGCGCTCTATTGGGATTTCCTCGCCCGGCACCGCCAACGCTTCGAGGCCAACCCGCGCATGGCGCAGATGTACCGCACGATGGACCGCATGGGCCCCGCAAAACTCGTGGCGATCCGCGCCCGAGCGGCCGCCTTCCTCGACCGCGTCGCCCCGCGCCTGAAGGACCGGGCGGCGTGA
- a CDS encoding DUF6134 family protein, translating to MLHRRTLMLAAPALITSGASLAAIPPGNRIAFHVTRNDSPIGTHVLDFARDGGDVRVGIAIDFAVRFVGLTAFRYVHRNTEVWRGDKLVSINATTDNNGTRLAVKARANERAIEVEGTESGAYLAPIDAVSTSYWHGAFLRGRKIDTQGGRLLDTRLIRLGEEPIPVAGRTIPATRWRIEGDLELDIWYDAAGAWSRLRFVRSDGSVILYTRTA from the coding sequence ATGCTGCATCGACGCACGCTGATGCTCGCGGCCCCCGCCCTCATCACCTCCGGGGCGAGCCTCGCTGCGATTCCCCCCGGCAACCGGATTGCTTTCCACGTGACCCGGAACGACAGCCCGATCGGCACCCATGTGCTCGACTTCGCGCGCGACGGCGGCGACGTACGCGTCGGGATCGCGATCGACTTCGCCGTGCGCTTCGTCGGGCTGACCGCTTTCCGCTACGTCCACCGAAATACGGAGGTCTGGCGTGGCGACAAACTCGTCTCGATCAACGCCACGACCGACAACAACGGCACCCGCCTTGCCGTGAAGGCGCGCGCCAACGAGCGGGCGATCGAGGTCGAGGGAACCGAATCGGGCGCCTATCTCGCCCCGATCGACGCGGTCTCGACCAGCTACTGGCACGGCGCCTTCCTGCGCGGGCGGAAGATCGACACCCAGGGTGGCAGGCTGCTCGACACGCGCCTCATCCGCCTCGGCGAGGAGCCGATCCCCGTCGCCGGCCGGACCATTCCCGCGACGCGCTGGCGCATCGAGGGCGATCTCGAGCTCGACATCTGGTATGACGCCGCCGGAGCCTGGTCGCGCCTGCGCTTCGTGCGCAGCGACGGGTCGGTGATCCTCTACACGCGCACGGCATGA
- a CDS encoding SDR family oxidoreductase: MAAVLVFGATGGIGGAIAEGLVASGRAVHLAGRDPERLAALAARLRAPATVTDVLAPGAIAQAVAEAAGAHGGALAGLVFAIGSIVLKPLKRVTVEDHLAAYRLNVVAAAEAVAAAEAPLKVGGGSVVLFSSVAARSGFANHTVIGPAKAAVEGLTVALAAELAPAVRVNCIAPSLTRTRLAAPLTGNDAMAKAIAAQHPIPRLGEPEDVAALARFLLGPEAGWITGQVFAVDGGRSSLRTKG, encoded by the coding sequence ATGGCGGCTGTTCTTGTGTTCGGCGCAACCGGCGGGATCGGCGGGGCGATCGCCGAGGGCCTCGTCGCCTCCGGCCGGGCGGTGCACCTTGCGGGGCGCGACCCGGAACGACTCGCCGCTCTCGCCGCGCGCCTCCGAGCCCCGGCGACGGTGACCGACGTGCTCGCTCCCGGTGCGATTGCCCAGGCCGTCGCCGAGGCAGCGGGGGCGCATGGCGGGGCGCTCGCGGGGCTCGTCTTCGCCATCGGCTCGATCGTGCTCAAGCCCTTGAAGCGGGTGACGGTCGAGGACCATCTCGCGGCCTACAGGCTCAACGTCGTTGCGGCGGCGGAGGCCGTCGCCGCGGCCGAGGCGCCGCTCAAGGTAGGGGGCGGGTCGGTGGTTCTGTTCTCGTCCGTCGCGGCACGATCAGGCTTCGCCAACCACACGGTGATCGGCCCGGCCAAGGCCGCCGTCGAGGGCCTTACGGTCGCGCTCGCTGCCGAGCTCGCGCCGGCGGTTCGGGTCAACTGCATCGCGCCGTCGCTGACGCGCACGCGACTCGCGGCGCCGCTCACCGGCAACGACGCGATGGCGAAGGCGATCGCCGCCCAGCACCCGATCCCGCGCCTCGGCGAGCCCGAAGACGTGGCTGCGCTTGCGCGGTTCCTGCTCGGGCCCGAGGCGGGGTGGATCACCGGCCAGGTCTTTGCCGTCGACGGCGGCCGCTCGAGCTTGCGCACCAAGGGTTGA
- a CDS encoding SixA phosphatase family protein gives MRQLLLLRHAKSSWDDPGLPDHDRPLDSRGRRDAAAMGEAMRRLGLSPDIVLVSSARRTLETLAAIEPLEGSPLVDEHAELYLAPAEKMLAMLHAVPETARSVLLIGHNPGLHDLALALIGPSGLASGGEDARRLGEKYPTGALAEFAIATPWWGVEEGGGRLVRFLCPKDLPAAHG, from the coding sequence ATGCGACAGCTTTTGCTGCTGCGCCATGCGAAATCCTCCTGGGACGACCCTGGGCTGCCGGATCACGACCGGCCGCTCGATTCGCGCGGCCGGCGTGACGCCGCCGCGATGGGCGAGGCGATGCGCCGGCTCGGCCTCTCGCCCGACATCGTGCTCGTCTCCTCGGCGCGGCGCACCCTCGAGACACTCGCCGCGATCGAGCCGCTCGAGGGCTCGCCGCTCGTTGACGAGCACGCCGAGCTCTACCTCGCCCCGGCGGAGAAGATGCTCGCGATGCTTCACGCCGTGCCGGAGACGGCGCGGAGCGTGCTGCTCATCGGCCACAATCCCGGCCTGCACGACCTCGCGCTCGCCCTGATCGGCCCGTCCGGGCTTGCCAGTGGCGGGGAAGACGCGCGGCGTCTCGGCGAGAAGTATCCGACCGGGGCGCTGGCCGAGTTCGCGATCGCCACCCCCTGGTGGGGCGTCGAGGAGGGGGGCGGGCGGCTCGTCCGCTTCCTCTGCCCGAAGGACCTTCCGGCCGCGCATGGCTGA